From Lagenorhynchus albirostris chromosome 10, mLagAlb1.1, whole genome shotgun sequence, the proteins below share one genomic window:
- the PROK2 gene encoding prokineticin-2 isoform X1, whose protein sequence is MSSPRCAPLLLLLLLPPLLLKPPAGDAAVITGACDKDPQCGGGMCCAVSIWVKSIRICTPMGKVGDSCHPLTRKNHFGNGRQERRKRKRRKRKKEVPFFGRRMHHTCPCLPGLACSRTSFNRYTCLARK, encoded by the exons ATGAGTAGCCCGCGCTGCGCCCcgctgctgctcctgctgctgctgccgccgctgctGCTCAAGCCCCCCGCGGGGGACGCCGCCGTCATCACCGGG GCCTGCGACAAGGACCCCCAGTGTGGTGGAGGCATGTGCTGTGCTGTTAGTATCTGGGTTAAGAGCATACGGATTTGCACACCGATGGGCAAAGTGGGAGACAGCTGCCATCCGCTGACTCGTAAA AACCATTTTGGAAATggaaggcaggaaagaagaaagaggaagagaagaaaaaggaaaaaggag gttCCATTTTTTGGACGGAGAATGCATCACACGTGTCCATGCCTGCCCGGCTTAGCCTGTTCACGGACTTCGTTTAACCGATATACTTGTTTAGCCCGAAAGTAA
- the PROK2 gene encoding prokineticin-2 isoform X2, with the protein MSSPRCAPLLLLLLLPPLLLKPPAGDAAVITGACDKDPQCGGGMCCAVSIWVKSIRICTPMGKVGDSCHPLTRKVPFFGRRMHHTCPCLPGLACSRTSFNRYTCLARK; encoded by the exons ATGAGTAGCCCGCGCTGCGCCCcgctgctgctcctgctgctgctgccgccgctgctGCTCAAGCCCCCCGCGGGGGACGCCGCCGTCATCACCGGG GCCTGCGACAAGGACCCCCAGTGTGGTGGAGGCATGTGCTGTGCTGTTAGTATCTGGGTTAAGAGCATACGGATTTGCACACCGATGGGCAAAGTGGGAGACAGCTGCCATCCGCTGACTCGTAAA gttCCATTTTTTGGACGGAGAATGCATCACACGTGTCCATGCCTGCCCGGCTTAGCCTGTTCACGGACTTCGTTTAACCGATATACTTGTTTAGCCCGAAAGTAA